One window from the genome of Streptomyces sp. NBC_01476 encodes:
- the rlmN gene encoding 23S rRNA (adenine(2503)-C(2))-methyltransferase RlmN: MPVPGELTFAVPRGAKKPPRHLADLSPAERKEAVAALGEKPFRAKQLSQHYFARYADDPAAWTDIPAASRAKLAGDLLPELMSVVRHASCDDGDTRKTLWRLFDGTLVESVLMRYPDRVTMCVSSQAGCGMNCPFCATGQAGLDRNLSTAEIVHQIVAGMKALRDGEVPGGPARLSNIVFMGMGEPLANYNRVVGAIRRLTDPEPDGLGLSQRGITVSTVGLVPAMRRFADEGFKCRLAVSLHAPDDELRDTLVPVNTRWKVREVLDAAWHYSEVSGRRISIEYALIRDINDQAWRADRLGRLLKNHRVHVNLIPLNPTPGSKWTASRPEDERAFVAALEAHGVPVTVRDTRGQEIDGACGQLAAAER; this comes from the coding sequence ATGCCTGTGCCCGGAGAACTGACCTTTGCCGTGCCGCGCGGAGCCAAGAAGCCGCCGCGGCACCTTGCTGACCTTTCGCCCGCGGAGCGGAAGGAGGCGGTGGCCGCGCTCGGGGAGAAGCCGTTCCGGGCGAAGCAGCTGTCCCAGCACTACTTCGCCAGGTACGCGGACGATCCGGCCGCGTGGACGGACATTCCGGCGGCGTCGCGGGCCAAGCTGGCCGGGGATCTGCTGCCCGAGCTGATGAGCGTGGTCCGGCACGCCTCCTGCGACGACGGGGACACCCGCAAGACGCTCTGGCGGCTCTTCGACGGCACGCTCGTCGAGTCGGTCCTGATGCGCTACCCGGACCGCGTCACGATGTGCGTCTCGTCCCAGGCCGGCTGCGGCATGAACTGCCCGTTCTGCGCCACCGGCCAGGCCGGCCTCGACCGGAACCTGTCGACCGCCGAGATCGTCCACCAGATCGTCGCCGGCATGAAGGCGCTCCGCGACGGCGAGGTGCCCGGAGGCCCGGCCCGGCTGTCGAACATCGTCTTCATGGGCATGGGCGAGCCGCTGGCCAACTACAACCGGGTGGTGGGCGCGATCCGCCGCCTCACCGACCCCGAACCCGACGGGCTCGGGCTGTCCCAGCGCGGCATCACGGTCTCCACGGTGGGACTGGTCCCGGCCATGCGCCGGTTCGCCGACGAGGGCTTCAAGTGCCGCCTCGCGGTCTCCCTGCACGCCCCCGACGACGAACTGCGCGACACCCTCGTCCCGGTCAACACCCGCTGGAAGGTCCGCGAGGTACTGGACGCCGCCTGGCACTACTCCGAGGTGTCCGGCCGCCGGATCTCCATCGAGTACGCCCTGATCCGCGACATCAACGACCAGGCGTGGCGGGCCGACCGGCTGGGCAGGCTGCTGAAGAACCACCGGGTGCACGTCAATCTGATCCCGCTCAACCCCACGCCCGGCTCAAAGTGGACCGCCTCCCGGCCCGAGGACGAGCGCGCCTTCGTCGCCGCCCTTGAGGCACACGGGGTGCCCGTGACCGTACGGGACACCCGGGGTCAGGAAATCGACGGAGCCTGCGGGCAGCTCGCCGCGGCCGAACGCTGA
- a CDS encoding ABC transporter permease, whose product MALPLAFFAVFFAYPVVSIVGRGLHQGGSWQLGRIGDVLGDGTIRHVLWFTCWQAAASTALTLVVALPGAYVFARLDFPGKRLLRAVVTVPFVLPTVVAGTAFLALVGRNGFTDQLLGFRLDTSVWAILIAHVFFNYAVVVRTVGGLWAQLDPRQEEAARMLGAGRFTAWRRVTLPALGPSVAAAALMVFLFTFTSFGVIQILGGPTYSTLEVEIYRQTAELLDLPTAAVLTLLQLVAVAAILGVHAWTVRRREATLRLVDAGTTAHRPRGGERGLLAGVLAVIALLILLPLGVLVARSLDVPGGYGFGYYRALTSADASGGTFLVAPLQTVWNSLRYAAVATVIALLIGGLAATALVRKAGRVLRGFDALLMLPLGTSAVTVGFGFLITLDKPPLDLRDSWLLVPLAQALVGVPFVVRVMLPVLRAVDDRLREAAAVLGASPPRVWREVELPFVGRALGIAAGFAFAVSLGEFGATVFIARPDSPTLPVAVARLLGRAGATTYGQALALSTILMLVCAASLLILENLRTTTDSSGEF is encoded by the coding sequence ATGGCGCTGCCGCTGGCCTTCTTCGCGGTCTTCTTCGCCTACCCGGTCGTCTCCATCGTCGGCCGGGGCCTGCACCAGGGCGGCAGCTGGCAGCTCGGCCGGATCGGGGACGTGCTCGGTGACGGCACGATCCGGCACGTGCTCTGGTTCACCTGCTGGCAGGCCGCCGCCTCCACCGCGCTGACGCTGGTCGTCGCACTGCCCGGCGCGTATGTCTTCGCCCGGCTCGACTTCCCCGGCAAACGGCTGCTGCGGGCGGTCGTCACGGTGCCGTTCGTGCTGCCGACGGTGGTGGCGGGCACCGCCTTCCTGGCCCTGGTCGGACGGAACGGCTTCACCGACCAGCTGCTCGGCTTCCGGCTCGACACCAGCGTCTGGGCGATCCTCATCGCCCATGTCTTCTTCAACTACGCGGTGGTGGTCCGCACCGTCGGCGGCCTGTGGGCACAGCTCGACCCGCGGCAGGAGGAAGCCGCGCGGATGCTCGGCGCCGGGCGGTTCACGGCCTGGCGGCGGGTGACCCTGCCCGCCCTCGGGCCGTCGGTGGCCGCCGCCGCCCTGATGGTCTTCCTGTTCACCTTCACCTCCTTCGGTGTGATCCAGATCCTCGGCGGGCCGACGTACTCCACCCTGGAGGTCGAGATCTACCGGCAGACCGCCGAACTCCTCGACCTGCCGACCGCCGCGGTGCTCACCCTGCTCCAACTCGTCGCGGTGGCCGCGATCCTGGGCGTGCACGCCTGGACGGTACGGCGCCGGGAGGCGACGCTGCGGCTGGTGGACGCGGGCACCACGGCGCACCGGCCGCGCGGCGGCGAACGCGGGCTGCTGGCCGGCGTGCTGGCGGTCATCGCGCTGCTGATCCTGCTGCCGCTCGGCGTCCTGGTCGCCCGCTCGCTGGACGTCCCCGGCGGCTACGGCTTCGGCTACTACCGCGCCCTCACCTCGGCCGACGCCAGCGGCGGCACCTTCCTCGTCGCCCCGCTGCAGACGGTCTGGAACTCGCTGCGGTACGCGGCCGTCGCCACCGTCATCGCGCTGCTGATCGGCGGGCTGGCGGCGACCGCACTGGTACGGAAGGCGGGCCGCGTCCTGCGCGGGTTCGACGCGCTGCTGATGCTGCCGCTGGGCACCTCGGCGGTCACCGTCGGCTTCGGTTTCCTGATCACCCTCGACAAGCCGCCGCTGGACCTGCGGGACTCCTGGCTGCTGGTGCCGCTGGCGCAGGCGCTGGTCGGGGTGCCGTTCGTGGTACGGGTGATGCTGCCGGTGCTGCGGGCGGTGGACGACCGGCTGCGGGAGGCCGCGGCGGTGCTGGGGGCCTCGCCGCCGCGGGTCTGGCGGGAGGTCGAACTGCCCTTCGTCGGGCGGGCGCTGGGCATCGCGGCCGGCTTCGCCTTCGCGGTGTCGCTCGGTGAGTTCGGCGCCACCGTCTTCATCGCGCGCCCCGACAGTCCGACCCTCCCGGTCGCCGTCGCCCGCCTGCTCGGCCGGGCCGGCGCCACCACCTACGGCCAGGCGCTGGCGCTGAGCACCATCTTGATGCTGGTGTGCGCCGCCTCGCTGCTGATCCTGGAGAACCTCAGGACCACCACCGACTCTTCCGGGGAGTTCTAG
- a CDS encoding phosphatidate cytidylyltransferase, producing the protein MNDSSWGASPRAGHAVGTPYPAGSATGTGARRKTPLMPSPPPSGEPPQPAPEPAPAPAKKSAGRNLGQAIGVGLGLGVVVLAALFVVKAVFVGVVVAAVVVGVWELTSRLAERKGIHAPLIPIAVGGAAMVVAGYVRGADGAWVAMALTALAVLVWRMAQPPEDYLRDVTAGVFTAFYVPFLATFVVMMLAADDGPRRVLTFLLLTVISDTGAYAVGWRFGSHRLAPRISPGKTREGLAGAMSFAMIAGALLMQYLVDDGHWWQGILLGLAAATSATLGDLGESMIKRDLGIKDMGTLLPGHGGIMDRLDSLLPTAPVVWLLLVLFVGQG; encoded by the coding sequence GTGAACGACTCTTCCTGGGGCGCTTCGCCACGCGCCGGCCACGCGGTGGGAACCCCGTACCCGGCGGGTTCCGCGACGGGGACCGGGGCCAGGAGGAAGACTCCCCTCATGCCGTCACCCCCGCCGTCCGGCGAGCCGCCGCAGCCTGCACCCGAGCCCGCGCCGGCGCCCGCGAAGAAGTCCGCGGGCCGGAACCTGGGCCAGGCGATAGGAGTCGGCCTCGGCCTCGGAGTGGTGGTCCTCGCCGCGCTCTTCGTCGTCAAGGCGGTCTTCGTCGGGGTGGTGGTGGCCGCGGTCGTGGTCGGCGTGTGGGAGCTGACGTCCCGGCTCGCCGAACGCAAGGGCATCCACGCGCCGCTGATCCCGATCGCGGTGGGCGGCGCGGCCATGGTCGTCGCCGGATACGTCCGGGGGGCGGACGGGGCGTGGGTGGCGATGGCGCTCACCGCGCTGGCCGTCCTGGTCTGGCGGATGGCCCAGCCTCCTGAGGACTACCTGCGGGACGTCACCGCGGGCGTCTTCACCGCCTTCTACGTTCCTTTTCTCGCCACCTTCGTGGTGATGATGCTGGCCGCCGACGACGGCCCCCGCCGGGTGCTGACCTTCCTGCTGCTGACGGTGATCTCCGACACCGGTGCCTACGCCGTCGGCTGGCGTTTCGGCAGCCACCGGCTCGCCCCCCGGATCAGCCCCGGCAAGACCCGTGAGGGACTGGCCGGCGCGATGTCCTTCGCGATGATCGCGGGCGCGCTGCTCATGCAGTACCTCGTCGACGACGGTCACTGGTGGCAGGGCATCCTCCTCGGCCTCGCGGCCGCCACCAGCGCGACCCTCGGTGACCTGGGCGAGTCCATGATCAAGCGGGACCTCGGCATCAAGGACATGGGCACGCTTCTGCCGGGCCACGGCGGCATCATGGACCGCCTCGACTCCCTCCTCCCCACCGCCCCCGTGGTCTGGCTCCTCCTCGTCCTCTTCGTCGGCCAGGGCTGA
- the frr gene encoding ribosome recycling factor: protein MIEETLLEAEEKMEKAVVVAKDDFAAIRTGRAHPAMFNKIVAEYYGTITPINQLASFAVPEPRMAVITPFDSSSLRNIEEAIRNSDLGVNPSNDGRIIRVVFPQLTEERRRDYIKVAKTKAEDAKISIRSVRRKAKETLDKLVKDGESGEDEVRRAEKELDDTTAKYVAQVDELLKHKESELLEV from the coding sequence GTGATTGAAGAGACCCTCCTCGAAGCCGAGGAGAAGATGGAGAAGGCCGTCGTCGTCGCCAAGGACGACTTCGCGGCGATCCGGACGGGCCGTGCGCACCCGGCGATGTTCAACAAGATCGTGGCCGAGTACTACGGCACCATCACCCCGATCAACCAGCTCGCCTCCTTCGCGGTGCCCGAGCCGCGGATGGCGGTGATCACCCCCTTCGACAGCAGCAGCCTGCGCAACATCGAAGAGGCGATCCGCAACTCCGACCTCGGGGTCAACCCGAGCAACGACGGCCGTATCATCCGGGTGGTCTTCCCGCAGCTCACCGAGGAGCGCCGCCGGGACTACATCAAGGTCGCCAAGACCAAGGCCGAGGACGCCAAGATCTCCATCCGCAGCGTCCGCCGCAAGGCCAAGGAGACCCTCGACAAGCTCGTCAAGGACGGCGAGAGCGGCGAGGACGAGGTGCGTCGCGCGGAGAAGGAGCTGGACGACACCACCGCGAAGTACGTCGCGCAGGTGGACGAGCTGCTCAAGCACAAGGAGTCGGAGCTGCTGGAGGTCTGA
- the rpsB gene encoding 30S ribosomal protein S2, translating to MAVVTMRELLESGVHFGHQTRRWNPKMKRFIFTERNGIYIIDLLQSLSYIDRAYEFVKETVAHGGSIMFVGTKKQAQEAIAEQASRVGMPYVNQRWLGGMLTNFSTVYKRLQRLKELEEIDFADVAASGLTKKELLVLSREKDKLEKTLGGIREMQKVPSAVWIVDTKKEHIAVGEARKLRIPVVAILDTNCDPDEVDYKIPGNDDAIRSVTLLTRVIADAVAEGLISRSGAALNDKKVEGAAEPLAEWERDLLEGEKKADEGETPAADAPAATEAPAAEAPATEASATEAPAAAEAPAADAPAAEAAPATEGDAEQA from the coding sequence ATGGCCGTCGTCACGATGCGGGAGCTGCTGGAGAGCGGCGTCCACTTCGGGCACCAGACCCGTCGCTGGAACCCGAAGATGAAGCGCTTCATCTTCACCGAGCGCAACGGCATCTACATCATCGACCTGCTCCAGTCGCTGTCGTACATCGACCGCGCCTACGAGTTCGTCAAGGAGACCGTCGCGCACGGCGGCTCCATCATGTTCGTCGGTACGAAGAAGCAGGCGCAGGAGGCCATCGCCGAGCAGGCGTCCCGCGTCGGCATGCCGTACGTCAACCAGCGCTGGCTGGGCGGCATGCTCACCAACTTCTCGACCGTCTACAAGCGCCTGCAGCGCCTCAAGGAGCTCGAGGAGATCGACTTCGCGGACGTGGCCGCCTCCGGCCTCACCAAGAAGGAACTCCTGGTCCTCTCCCGCGAGAAGGACAAGCTGGAGAAGACCCTCGGCGGCATCCGCGAGATGCAGAAGGTGCCGAGCGCCGTCTGGATCGTGGACACCAAGAAGGAGCACATCGCCGTCGGTGAGGCGCGCAAGCTCCGCATCCCGGTCGTCGCGATCCTCGACACCAACTGCGACCCCGACGAGGTCGACTACAAGATCCCGGGCAACGACGACGCGATCCGCTCCGTCACGCTGCTCACCCGCGTGATCGCCGACGCCGTCGCCGAGGGCCTCATCTCCCGCTCCGGCGCCGCGCTGAACGACAAGAAGGTCGAAGGCGCCGCCGAGCCGCTCGCCGAGTGGGAGCGGGACCTCCTGGAGGGCGAGAAGAAGGCGGACGAGGGCGAGACCCCCGCGGCCGACGCTCCGGCCGCCACCGAGGCGCCCGCTGCCGAGGCTCCGGCCACCGAGGCCTCTGCCACCGAGGCGCCCGCCGCTGCCGAGGCCCCCGCGGCCGACGCTCCGGCCGCCGAGGCAGCCCCGGCCACCGAAGGCGACGCCGAGCAGGCCTGA
- the pyrH gene encoding UMP kinase gives MDDGADKPSADQSRADKPHDTAAGRRTGTSSGAPHRRYLLKLSGEAFAGGGGLGVDPDVVHAIAREIAAVVREGYEIALVVGGGNFFRGAELQQRGMDRARSDYMGMLGTVMNCLALQDFLEKEGIETRVQTAITMGQVAEPYIPLRAVRHLEKGRVVIFGAGMGMPYFSTDTTAAQRALEIEASAMLMGKNGVDGVYDSDPKLNPDAVKFDALEYGEVIARDLRVADLTAITLCQDNKLPILVFELLAEGNIARAVKGEKIGTLVNGQGTRA, from the coding sequence ATGGACGATGGCGCCGACAAGCCCTCAGCCGACCAGTCCCGAGCAGACAAGCCCCATGACACGGCCGCCGGTCGCCGTACCGGCACCTCCAGCGGTGCTCCGCACCGCCGCTACCTGCTGAAGCTGTCCGGCGAGGCATTCGCCGGAGGAGGGGGCCTCGGCGTCGACCCCGACGTCGTGCACGCCATCGCCCGGGAGATCGCCGCGGTCGTCCGGGAGGGCTACGAGATCGCGCTCGTCGTCGGCGGCGGCAACTTCTTCCGCGGCGCCGAACTCCAGCAGCGCGGCATGGACCGGGCCCGCTCCGACTACATGGGCATGCTCGGCACCGTGATGAACTGCCTCGCCCTCCAGGACTTCCTGGAGAAGGAAGGCATCGAGACCCGCGTGCAGACCGCGATCACGATGGGCCAGGTCGCCGAGCCGTACATCCCGCTGCGCGCCGTCCGGCACCTGGAAAAGGGCCGCGTGGTCATCTTCGGCGCCGGTATGGGCATGCCGTACTTCTCCACCGACACCACCGCCGCCCAGCGGGCCCTGGAGATCGAGGCGTCGGCCATGCTGATGGGCAAGAACGGGGTGGACGGGGTCTACGACTCCGACCCCAAGCTCAATCCGGACGCGGTCAAGTTCGACGCGCTGGAGTACGGCGAGGTCATCGCCCGTGACCTGCGGGTCGCCGACCTCACCGCGATCACCCTCTGCCAGGACAACAAACTGCCGATCCTGGTCTTCGAGCTGCTCGCCGAGGGCAACATCGCACGGGCCGTCAAGGGTGAGAAGATCGGCACGCTGGTCAACGGCCAAGGCACCCGGGCGTGA
- a CDS encoding TetR/AcrR family transcriptional regulator translates to MAEHRTMQRRALLDAARTLLSEGGTDALTFPALAERTGLARSSVYEYFRSRGAVVEELCAVDFPVWAAEVEAAMAEATTPEAKIEAYVRAQLILVGDRRHRAVVAISAGELDAGAREKIRAAHGGLITMVVQALGALGHDEPRLVAMLVQGAVDAAVRRIELGAAEHSDRIIEAAVTMALHGVSRVSRQEPAGE, encoded by the coding sequence GTGGCCGAACACCGGACGATGCAGCGCCGCGCCCTGCTGGACGCCGCTCGCACGCTGCTCTCCGAGGGCGGCACGGATGCCCTGACCTTCCCCGCCCTCGCCGAGCGCACCGGCCTGGCGCGCTCCTCGGTCTATGAGTACTTCCGCTCCCGCGGCGCCGTCGTCGAGGAACTGTGCGCGGTCGACTTCCCGGTCTGGGCCGCCGAGGTCGAGGCGGCGATGGCGGAAGCCACCACCCCCGAGGCCAAGATCGAGGCGTATGTACGCGCCCAGCTCATCCTGGTCGGCGACCGCAGGCACCGCGCCGTCGTGGCCATCTCGGCCGGCGAACTCGACGCCGGCGCCCGGGAGAAGATCCGCGCCGCCCACGGCGGACTGATCACCATGGTCGTCCAGGCCCTGGGTGCCCTCGGCCACGACGAGCCACGGCTGGTCGCGATGCTGGTCCAGGGTGCCGTGGACGCCGCCGTCCGCCGGATCGAACTCGGCGCCGCGGAGCACTCCGACCGGATCATCGAGGCCGCCGTCACCATGGCCCTGCACGGAGTCTCCCGGGTCTCCCGCCAGGAGCCGGCCGGCGAGTGA
- the tsf gene encoding translation elongation factor Ts, whose translation MANFTAADVKKLRELTAAGMMDCKNALSEAEGDLDKAVEILRVKGQKGVTKREGRSASNGAVVSLIAADNSEGVLVELKCETDFVAKGDKFIAVADAIAQHAAATKPAGIEALLSSEIKDGQTVQAFVDEANATLGEKIVLDRFALFTDGYVASYLHRTSPDLPPQVGVLVELDKADAQTAKDVAQHIAAFAPTYLTRDDISPELIEAERRVAEATAREEGKPEAALPRIIEGRVNGFFKENVVLEQSFAKDPKKTVQKVLDEAGVTLKRFARFRVGV comes from the coding sequence ATGGCGAACTTCACCGCCGCCGACGTCAAGAAGCTCCGCGAGCTCACCGCCGCGGGCATGATGGACTGCAAGAACGCCCTCAGCGAGGCCGAAGGCGACCTGGACAAGGCCGTCGAGATCCTCCGCGTCAAGGGCCAGAAGGGCGTCACCAAGCGCGAGGGCCGATCGGCCTCCAACGGCGCTGTCGTCTCCCTGATCGCCGCGGACAACTCCGAGGGCGTCCTGGTCGAGCTGAAGTGCGAGACCGACTTCGTCGCCAAGGGCGACAAGTTCATCGCCGTCGCCGACGCCATCGCGCAGCACGCCGCCGCCACCAAGCCGGCCGGCATCGAGGCGCTGCTCTCCTCGGAGATCAAGGACGGCCAGACCGTCCAGGCCTTCGTCGACGAGGCCAACGCCACCCTCGGCGAGAAGATCGTGCTGGACCGCTTCGCGCTGTTCACCGACGGCTACGTCGCCTCCTACCTCCACCGCACCAGCCCGGACCTGCCCCCGCAGGTCGGCGTGCTGGTCGAGCTGGACAAGGCGGACGCGCAGACCGCCAAGGACGTCGCCCAGCACATCGCGGCGTTCGCCCCGACCTACCTGACCCGCGACGACATCTCCCCGGAGCTGATCGAGGCGGAGCGCCGGGTCGCCGAGGCCACCGCCCGCGAGGAGGGCAAGCCCGAGGCTGCCCTGCCGCGGATCATCGAGGGCCGCGTCAACGGCTTCTTCAAGGAGAACGTCGTCCTTGAGCAGTCCTTCGCCAAGGACCCGAAGAAGACCGTCCAGAAGGTGCTCGACGAGGCCGGCGTCACGCTGAAGCGCTTCGCCCGGTTCCGCGTCGGCGTCTGA
- a CDS encoding M23 family metallopeptidase, with protein MTFTTTMLLTLLTAALLTTAPALGGALPAPAPARGCTAERCWPVPGPGVRGRPVILRAFEPPPTPWAAGHRGVDLWAAPGTPVRAAAAGEVIFTGEVGGIPVVVIGLPGGLRTTYEPVRATVPRGTRVTAGQQVGLLASGLPHCPGPCLHWGLLRGEVYLDPLTLLPPALRRSGPSRLLPPPEYGPLTRRPAPGGRPGRLRAGPW; from the coding sequence ATGACCTTCACCACGACGATGTTGCTGACGCTGCTGACCGCCGCTCTGCTCACGACCGCCCCGGCGCTCGGCGGCGCGCTCCCGGCTCCCGCGCCCGCCCGGGGATGTACGGCGGAGCGCTGCTGGCCGGTGCCCGGGCCCGGCGTACGGGGGCGGCCGGTGATCCTGCGCGCCTTCGAGCCGCCGCCGACACCCTGGGCGGCAGGGCACCGGGGGGTGGACTTATGGGCCGCCCCGGGCACCCCGGTCCGGGCTGCGGCGGCCGGCGAGGTGATCTTCACCGGCGAGGTCGGCGGGATCCCGGTGGTGGTGATCGGGCTGCCGGGCGGTCTGCGCACCACCTATGAACCCGTTCGGGCCACCGTCCCCCGGGGCACCCGGGTGACCGCCGGACAACAGGTGGGCCTGCTGGCCTCCGGGCTGCCGCACTGCCCGGGCCCCTGCCTGCACTGGGGCCTGCTGCGGGGGGAGGTCTATCTGGACCCGCTCACCCTGCTTCCCCCCGCGCTGCGCCGCTCCGGACCCTCCCGGCTGCTGCCGCCGCCGGAGTACGGACCGCTCACTCGCCGGCCGGCTCCTGGCGGGAGACCCGGGAGACTCCGTGCAGGGCCATGGTGA
- the whiG gene encoding RNA polymerase sigma factor WhiG has translation MPQYTPGSHRTTATTAAPTATRPAAPTSLDALWRTYKSTGDARLREQLILHYSPLVKYVAGRVSVGLPANVEQADFVSSGVFGLIDAIEKFDPERAIKFETYAITRIRGAMIDELRALDWIPRSVRQKARAVERAYATLEAKLRRTPSEQEVAGEMGVALEELHGVFSALSLANVVALEELLHVGGEGGDRLSLVDTLEDTGADNPVEVAEDRELRRLLARAVNTLPEREKTVVTLYYYEGLTLAEIGQVLGVTESRVSQIHTKSVLQLRAKLADVGR, from the coding sequence ATGCCCCAGTACACCCCCGGGTCGCATCGGACGACGGCAACGACCGCCGCCCCCACGGCCACCAGGCCCGCCGCCCCCACCTCGCTCGACGCGCTGTGGCGGACCTACAAGTCCACGGGGGACGCCCGGCTGCGGGAACAGCTGATCCTGCACTACTCGCCACTGGTGAAGTACGTGGCAGGACGGGTCAGCGTGGGGCTGCCGGCCAATGTCGAACAGGCCGACTTCGTCTCCTCCGGGGTCTTCGGACTGATCGACGCCATCGAGAAGTTCGACCCCGAGCGGGCCATCAAGTTCGAGACCTACGCCATCACCCGCATCCGCGGCGCCATGATCGACGAACTGCGGGCGCTGGACTGGATCCCCCGCTCGGTACGGCAGAAGGCCCGGGCCGTCGAGCGCGCCTACGCCACCTTGGAGGCGAAGCTGCGCCGCACCCCCAGCGAGCAGGAGGTCGCCGGCGAGATGGGGGTCGCGCTGGAGGAACTGCACGGGGTTTTCAGCGCGCTCTCGCTGGCCAACGTGGTCGCGCTGGAAGAACTGCTGCACGTCGGCGGCGAGGGCGGCGACCGGCTCAGCCTGGTGGACACCCTGGAGGACACCGGCGCCGACAACCCCGTCGAGGTCGCCGAGGACCGCGAACTGCGCCGGCTGCTCGCCCGGGCGGTGAACACCCTGCCGGAGAGGGAGAAAACCGTCGTCACCCTCTACTACTACGAGGGCCTCACCCTGGCCGAGATCGGCCAGGTCCTCGGGGTGACCGAGAGCCGGGTCAGCCAGATCCACACCAAGTCGGTATTGCAACTGCGGGCAAAGCTGGCCGATGTGGGGCGCTGA
- a CDS encoding thiamine ABC transporter substrate-binding protein: MKSIRRRAIGALVLATAGATLLAACGSDSGGRSSGAAGSTSKTVTLVSHDSFAASKSVLAEFTKETGYTVKVLRGGDAGAAVNQAILTKDHPRGDVFFGVDNTLLSRALSNGLFDPYTAKDLGQIPPDVQLDAGRHRVTPIDSGDVCVNYDRAYFTAHKLQPPQTFADLVKPAYKNLLVTENVSTSSPGLAFLLGSVATYGDSGASAGWQAYWKQLKKNGVEVVDSWEQAYNERFSGSAAGKKAKGDRPLVVSYASSPPAEVVGVSPEPAQSPTGVSTGTCFRQIEFAGLLHGAKNVAGGKALIDFMISKTFQEDMPLQMYVDPVRKGATEPAVFTKYGAKIDHPTTLAPEKIAAERDNWVKAWNSIVL; encoded by the coding sequence ATGAAGAGCATCCGTCGGCGTGCCATCGGCGCGCTCGTCCTGGCCACCGCGGGAGCCACCCTGCTGGCCGCGTGCGGCAGCGACTCGGGCGGCAGGAGCAGCGGCGCCGCGGGCAGCACGTCCAAGACCGTCACCCTGGTCAGCCACGACTCCTTCGCCGCGTCGAAGTCCGTGCTCGCGGAGTTCACCAAGGAGACCGGCTACACGGTCAAGGTCCTCCGCGGCGGCGACGCCGGCGCCGCCGTCAACCAGGCGATCCTCACCAAGGACCACCCGCGCGGCGACGTCTTCTTCGGCGTCGACAACACCCTGCTCTCCCGGGCCCTGTCCAACGGCCTCTTCGACCCGTACACCGCCAAGGACCTCGGCCAGATCCCCCCCGACGTGCAACTCGACGCCGGCCGGCACCGCGTCACCCCCATCGACTCCGGGGACGTCTGCGTCAACTACGACCGCGCCTACTTCACCGCGCACAAGCTCCAGCCGCCGCAGACCTTCGCCGACCTGGTGAAGCCCGCGTACAAGAACCTGCTGGTCACCGAGAACGTCAGCACCTCCTCGCCCGGCCTCGCCTTCCTGCTCGGCAGCGTCGCGACCTACGGCGACAGCGGAGCCTCGGCGGGGTGGCAGGCGTACTGGAAGCAGCTGAAGAAGAACGGCGTCGAGGTCGTCGACAGCTGGGAGCAGGCGTACAACGAACGCTTCTCCGGCTCGGCGGCCGGCAAGAAGGCCAAGGGCGACCGGCCGCTGGTCGTCTCCTACGCCTCCAGCCCGCCCGCCGAAGTGGTCGGCGTCAGCCCCGAGCCCGCGCAGTCGCCGACCGGGGTGTCCACCGGGACCTGCTTCCGGCAGATCGAGTTCGCCGGGCTGCTGCACGGCGCGAAGAACGTGGCCGGCGGCAAGGCGCTGATCGACTTCATGATCAGCAAGACGTTCCAGGAGGACATGCCGCTGCAGATGTACGTCGACCCGGTGCGCAAGGGCGCCACCGAGCCCGCGGTGTTCACCAAGTACGGCGCGAAGATCGACCACCCGACCACGCTGGCGCCGGAGAAGATCGCCGCCGAGCGGGACAACTGGGTGAAGGCATGGAACTCCATCGTCCTCTGA